From Mumia sp. ZJ1417:
GCACGGCGAACCGTGTGCGCTGCTCGAGCTGGGTCACCGAGAACCACAGCTTCGTGAGGTTCAGCCCGCTGTCGATGAGCATGTCCTCGAACAGCGGCGCCTGGTGCATGAACCGCTCGTACTCGACGTCGGTGCAGAAGCCCATCACGCGCTCGACGCCGGCGCGGTTGTACCAGGACCGGTCGAACAGCACGATCTCCCCGTACGTCGGCAGCCGCCGGACGTAGCGCTGGAAGTACCACTCACCGCGCTCGGTCTCGGTCGGCTTCGTCAGCGCGACGACGCGGGCCGAGCGCGGGTTGAGGTGCTCGGTGAACCGTTTGATCGTCCCGCCCTTGCCGGCGGCGTCGCGTCCCTCGAAGAGGATGACGTACTTGGTGTCGGTGTCCTGCGCCCAGTACTGGAACTTCAGCAGCTCCACCTGGAGGCGGTACTTCTCGCGCTCGTAGCGGTCGCGGTCCATCCGTGTGTCGTACGGGTAGTCGTCGCGCCACGTCTCGATCGGGTTGCCCAAGGGGTCGATGAGATCGGGGTCGGAGCCGTGCTCGTCGTGCCGGACGGTGTAGCCCTCGTGGATCAGCTGTTCGAGGTACTCCCGGAAGTTCTGGGTCACCGGTGCTCCTTTTTCGTTGCCGCACGGGAGCGCTCGCGCTGCTCGCGGACGAGGTCGACGACCTGGTCGCGGCGCTGTGCCACTTCCGGGTACCGTCTCCCGCGCAGCTTCTCCGGCTGTGCGACGAGCGGCCACAGCAGGCTGGTGCGGAACACGTCGGGACTGTCGATCACGGCGGCGGCGGTGCGCTGGTACGACATGAAGTACGAGTTGCCGACCTCGCCGCCGAAGCTCCAGTTGCCGAGCATCTCGAAGAACGTCGTGTGACGGTCGTCCCCGACCTCCTCGAGGTCCTGGCTGCGCAGGCACGGCTGGGAGTCGGCGAGCCGTGGTCCGTCGGGGTGGTCGGCGCCCTCGAGATAGCGCAGCAGCGGCTGCATCCCGCTGCCGGTGAACAGGATCGCGTGGCCGCGCTCGCGCTGGAGCTCCAAGAACGCCGCGCGCGCCTGGTCGGTGTCCAACGGGCTCGCTCGCTCGGCCATCTGCGCTCCTCTCCGCCGTCCCAGCATCCGTCTCCCTCGGAGTCGGCGCACCTCCGCGGCTCGGCGTCGCTCGCAGGGGCGACGGGTGCAGCTCCGCCACCGTATCGCCCTCGACCTGTTCGTCCGCGCCGCTCGTGACGCGGGGACGACGCCGTGCCTGTTCAGCGTGACCGAGGAGGAAGGCCGGCAGATCGGCTGGACGCTCGACCTCATGCGCCGCCTGCCTGACGGGTTCCGCTACACGATGGAGTTCCTGATCGCCTCGGGGTGCGTCGCGTTCAAGGAGCAGGGCTACGCGATGGTGTCGCTGTCGGGGGTCGACCGGGTCAAGCGGCTCTACATGGTCTTCCCGGAGCTCGGCTCGGCGTACCTCGACGGCCTCGGTCCGGCGAAGCTCCTGGCGCAGGCGAAGACGTAGCCGTCAGGTCACGCGCAGCAGCAGCGCCGTGACGTGGAAGCCCGTGCCGACCGCGGCGATGACCACGTACGGGGTCTCGACCTGGCCGGCGTGCAGGGCGAGGTTGACCGGGTACGTCGAGTGGGTCAGGTTGCCGAACGTCTCCAGCGTCTCCAGGTATGCGGCGGGCCGCAGCCGTCCCGCCCAGTGGTCGAGCAGCGCACGCGAGCCCTGGTGCGTGATCAGCGAGACGTCGGCACCGCTGAGGCCGTGACGGGCGAGCAGCTCGCCGACCAGATCGGGGAGGCCGTCGCGCATGATCGTCTGGTAGACCTCGACGCCGGCGTCGGACTCGAGGAGGTACGTCGGGGCCGGGTTGCCGTCCTTGCCGACCGGGATCCCTGCCCAGTCGACCGCGTGACGGGGACGTACGGCCATGGTCATCGACGTGTACGCCCAGCCGAAGGTCCGTGTGTGGTGGTCGACCAGGCGCAGCGACCCGCCAGCGGAGAGCACCGCCGCCCCTGCGCCGTCACCGATCGCCTGCGCGTGCCCGCGCCGGTAGTCGACGTGGCGGGTCCAGTTGGATCCGGTGACGACGAGCGCACGCGCGCAGCCACCGGCGACGATCGCCTCGTGGCCGTGCACGAGCCCGAGGAGGAAGTTGCTGAAGTCGCTGTTGAGCGGCACGACCAGGCTGTCCTGGCGCATGCCGAGGCGGGCGTGCACCTCGTACAGGGAGTTGGGCGTGAAGTACGTCGGGACCGACGCGTACCCGTAGATCCGGTCGATGTCGGTCGCGTCGATCCCCGCCTCGTCGAGCGCCTGCTGGCAGGCGTCAACCATGAAGCTCTCGATCTCCTCGTCCGCTCCGAGGACCCGGCGCTGACCTGCGCCGGTGAACAGGTCGGCCTCCGCCACGCCTGCTGGTCCTGGCATGCGGTCGAGCGTCGCGTAGACGGGGTCGGTGTCGTCGCGCACCCGCTTCGGAACCGCGTAGCCAGTGCCGGTGATCCCCGGATCGGTCATGAGTCGTCCCCCTGTGGTCACCCCCCCACGCCGTCCGCAGGGGTCGTGTGGAGTCACAGTGTGGTGGCCGCCGAGGGTCACCGAGGGGGCACCAGCCTCGCGTCGAGCGTGTGATGTCCGTCTCGTACGTGCGTGGGCGGTGGACTCAGCCGTTGCGCTCGCGGTCGAGCTGCAGGAGGAGGTCGGCGATCCGCTTGCCGCTCGTGCCTCGGTAGCGAGGGTCGAGGTAGTCGTCGAGGAAGGTCCTGAGGCGCTCGTCGGGCTCGCGGCGCTCTTGGATCATGTCGACCAGCTCGTCGAAGCTGTCGGCATGGAGGCCCAGGCGCTGGGTGTAGATCTTGCTCTCCGCGGCCCGCCGGTGCGCGCGGGTGAGTGCCTCGCCGTTGATCCAGTGCGGGAAGATCACCTGCTTGCCGAGGGCCCACGCCTCGTACACCATCGTCCCGAAGTCGGAGACGACGACGTCGGCGTCGACGAGCAGGTCCGTCGTGGGGCGCTTGCTGTTGCCCTTGCCGCGGTTGCGAGGGTGCTCGGAGACCTCGACGTCGAAGTGCTTGCGCAGCGGCTCGAGGTACTCCTCGAACGCCGGATAGCTCGACAGCGTGACCTGCTCGTCGCCCTTTTTCACGAAGTCGTGCGTGGGGGCCCATAGCACCCGAAGGCGCTTGCGGCGGTTGCGACGCAGTCGCGTCCGCAGCTGCGCCTGGCGGGCGAGCAGCAGGTCGAGGCGCGGCCAGCCCACCGAGTGGATGTGATCGCCGTCGATCTCGAGGACCTTCGACTTGGTGACTCGGCGCTGGAGCATGGGGCCGGGGACGAGTACGTCCGTGCGGTGGCCGCGAGTCAGGGCGCGCTCGCCGTCGTCGGACTTGCGCCAGAGGTAGTTCTTGTCCGCGACACCGTGCGACATGACCACGTCGGAGTCGAGGTTGATGAACAGCGAGAAGTTCAGCGCACCCGGGAGGTACTCCCGAGGAGAAGACGTCCACGACCGGCGCGGGAGATGACGGGAGATCGTCCCCCAGATCTGCTCCTGGACCCCGTGATAGACGGTGCCGCTCGTGTCGATCAGGTTGATCACGGACAGGCCTTTCCACTGGACACCCGCGTCAGTATGAGGGATCGCAACCGGAAGCCGTGCGAGAACCCGCCATGTCACCCCCAGGCGCGTTGTTTCGGTCACAGCGCGTGGAACGTACGCCCTGGCAGTCGAGGTAAGCAAGCGCTTAGTATTCCCCTCATGGACTCCTCTCGCCTCGTCTCGCGCCGCGACCTCGACTTCCTGCTCTTCGAGTGGCTGGACGTCGAGGCATTGACGAGTCGGGAGCGCTATGACGACCACGACCGCACGACGTTCGACGGTGTGCTCGATGTGTCCGAGCGCCTCGCGGCCGAGAAGTTCGCGCCGCTGGCCGCAGCCCTCGACGTCGACGAGCCGCGCATCGGCGACGACGGCAAGGTCGTGCTGCTTCCCGAGGTCGCCGAGGCGCTCGCGGCGTACAACGAGGCAGGCCTGCCGGGCATGTCCTTCCCCTCCGAGCACGGCGG
This genomic window contains:
- the ppk2 gene encoding polyphosphate kinase 2, which codes for MTQNFREYLEQLIHEGYTVRHDEHGSDPDLIDPLGNPIETWRDDYPYDTRMDRDRYEREKYRLQVELLKFQYWAQDTDTKYVILFEGRDAAGKGGTIKRFTEHLNPRSARVVALTKPTETERGEWYFQRYVRRLPTYGEIVLFDRSWYNRAGVERVMGFCTDVEYERFMHQAPLFEDMLIDSGLNLTKLWFSVTQLEQRTRFAVRQIDPVRRWKLSPMDIESLDRWDAYTDAKEAMMLHTDTDISPWTAIKSNDKKRARLNAMRFFLSQYDYEGKDPEIVGYADPELVRRGRDSVGD
- a CDS encoding alanine--tRNA ligase-related protein, which produces MAERASPLDTDQARAAFLELQRERGHAILFTGSGMQPLLRYLEGADHPDGPRLADSQPCLRSQDLEEVGDDRHTTFFEMLGNWSFGGEVGNSYFMSYQRTAAAVIDSPDVFRTSLLWPLVAQPEKLRGRRYPEVAQRRDQVVDLVREQRERSRAATKKEHR
- a CDS encoding phosphatidylglycerol lysyltransferase domain-containing protein, which codes for MQLRHRIALDLFVRAARDAGTTPCLFSVTEEEGRQIGWTLDLMRRLPDGFRYTMEFLIASGCVAFKEQGYAMVSLSGVDRVKRLYMVFPELGSAYLDGLGPAKLLAQAKT
- a CDS encoding 3-oxoacyl-ACP synthase, which codes for MTDPGITGTGYAVPKRVRDDTDPVYATLDRMPGPAGVAEADLFTGAGQRRVLGADEEIESFMVDACQQALDEAGIDATDIDRIYGYASVPTYFTPNSLYEVHARLGMRQDSLVVPLNSDFSNFLLGLVHGHEAIVAGGCARALVVTGSNWTRHVDYRRGHAQAIGDGAGAAVLSAGGSLRLVDHHTRTFGWAYTSMTMAVRPRHAVDWAGIPVGKDGNPAPTYLLESDAGVEVYQTIMRDGLPDLVGELLARHGLSGADVSLITHQGSRALLDHWAGRLRPAAYLETLETFGNLTHSTYPVNLALHAGQVETPYVVIAAVGTGFHVTALLLRVT
- a CDS encoding CDP-glycerol glycerophosphotransferase family protein, with amino-acid sequence MINLIDTSGTVYHGVQEQIWGTISRHLPRRSWTSSPREYLPGALNFSLFINLDSDVVMSHGVADKNYLWRKSDDGERALTRGHRTDVLVPGPMLQRRVTKSKVLEIDGDHIHSVGWPRLDLLLARQAQLRTRLRRNRRKRLRVLWAPTHDFVKKGDEQVTLSSYPAFEEYLEPLRKHFDVEVSEHPRNRGKGNSKRPTTDLLVDADVVVSDFGTMVYEAWALGKQVIFPHWINGEALTRAHRRAAESKIYTQRLGLHADSFDELVDMIQERREPDERLRTFLDDYLDPRYRGTSGKRIADLLLQLDRERNG